In Camelina sativa cultivar DH55 chromosome 13, Cs, whole genome shotgun sequence, the genomic window GATTGCTGTCAAGAAAAACTGGGCGATTCATCAAGTCGATGTGAATAATGTGTTTCTACAGGGTACACTAACGGAGGAGGTTTATGTTTCTCAACCTCCGGGTTTTGTTGATCCTGACCGGCCTTACCATTTCTGTATATTAAGGAAGGCTCTCTATGGCTTGAAACAAGAACTGCGTGCTTGGTATCAAGAGTTGCGTCACTTTCCGCTTGAATCTGGGTACAAGACATCGGTTGGGGATAAtagcttgtttgtttataaacatGGCACTTCACATGTTTATGTCCTCGTTTATGtagatgatatcatcatcacgGGTCCTCTTCTACTGGTTAGTGCCTTCAACTCATCACTTGCTCGTCGCTTCTGTCTAAAAGATCTTGGACCCTTGAGTTATTTTCTGGGCATTGAAGCCACATGCACTACAACTAGTCTTCATCTGATGCAACGGAAATACATTACAGACCTTCTAGTCAAAACAAAGATGCAAGATGCAAAACCAGTCCCGACACCTATGTCCTCTTCCACTCAGCTCACGGTTCTCTCTGGTACGCCTCTTGTCGATGCAAAAGAATATCGAATGGTTGTGGGGTGTTTGCAGTATCTCGCATTTACACGACCGGATATTGCCTTGCCTGTTAATCGATTATCACAATTTATGCACAAACCTACCAATTTGCATTGGCAAGCCGTCAAGAGGGTTTTAAGGTATCTTGATGGAACTCGGTCACATGGTATATTTCTGCGATGGGATGCTCCTCTCACTGTACATGTCTTctctgatgctgattggggGCGTGATCGCGCAAATTATGTGTCTACAAATGCTTACATTGTCTACTTCGGTGGTAGCCCTATGTCGTGGTCttccaagaaacagagaagtgtCTCTCGCTCTTCGACTGAAGCGGAATACAGGGCTGTTGCAAACACTGCGGCTGAACTCAAATGGATTTGCTCACTCCTATCAGAACTGGGAATCACTCTCCCCTTCGCTTCAGTGATCTATTGTGATAAGATTGGTGCAACCTATCTTTGTGCCAATCCGGTTTTTCATTCCAAGATGAAACATGTTGGGCTCGACTACCACTTTGTTCGTGAAAACATACAATCCGGCACACTTCGGGTGGCTCATATCTCAGGCAATGATCAGCTCGCTGACGCACTCACTAAACCGCTGCCTCCACCTCGTTTAATAGTCTTGAATATCAAGATTGGAGTCAAAAAATtgcctccatcttgagggggcgtatagAGAAGGGAAGTGTAACAAAGGTTAAATATGTAATTAGGAATGTCTAAAATCCTTACgtatatcactatatatattgtactatCTTCTATCAATAGAATCATCCATTTCCTTACAGGCTGGACAACGGATTTAATTCTACTATACCCCTATCCCAAAAATTCTTTTCTACATTATCCACCTTTATTCTCCATACCTCTCTACTATTCCAATAATTCATAATCTCAGTTTTGCCCTTTGTTTAGTTTTGCattatttaaataaagtaactaaattaaatatagttttttaaaaaaggaaaaaaacaattgaaccTCTTTCCCCATCCGTACAACCCACGAAACACAAAATCTTCCACCATTGAACAACCATTGAAGCTCCATTAAAGCTAAATTGAAACTCGTTTTAGGTAATTTCTTGGTCTATTCAACTGTTTTTGTTCAATTTCGATGTATTTGAAACTAATGTTTATGGTGTAGATAATGTTGATGTGTTAGATTTCTAATGTGTTCTAATTTGGGGACATTCTTAGATTtgttataaattgttttttgtatGTTAATCTTGTTAATTCTCATTTGTTCAAGTCTATTAGAGGCAGAGTACGTTTATAATTTATGGACCTAGTGGTTGAATCAAGCTAAATAGAAATTGGATTAGGTTTTCTCCGTTTTCTCGTTTCTGCAGATGTAGGTACAACTAATATTAACTGATACAACTGGCACAACTAAAGGATAGCGAAAACTATTCTAATGTTAGTTTGAATTATATTTGCAGGGAGTAATGAATAATAATCTTCGCacattcattcattttgattatgggggaaattatttaaacaattgGGATGAAATACAATGGATTTCAAGAAAAGATGTTAGGCATGCTCTTTTGATGAAAGCACCTATTGAGCAGGTTACTTATTCTGCATTGGTTGATAAAATATGCAAAAAGATGATGGTAGCTGCAAGGACGAAGATGAAGTTTAGCTACATTCTAGTTCCCCATATGTCTCAGTGGGTTGTACCTGATCACGTACGAGAGAAGTTTGCCTTTCCTCCTCCGattgatgaaaataaaaagaaaagaggaagaccGGACGAGAAGGATTCTTTCCCTAGGAGAAcatggaagaaagaagagaaaaactacTACTGGAAGCTTGTTTGATGTTTTCCGTGATTAATTTCTATATCACTTTGATGTTCGTAACAGTTTTTGGTTGTAAGACTcgattgttctgtttttttttgttgcaaaacTGATTTCTGCAATTACAGTACAACTGACTGTAACATTTACAACTAGGTACTTCTACGTTTGATTTAAAACTCAACAATTTTCATATTCGTGGTACAACTAAAgtacaactatatataactTTGAACTTTATAagtactaaattttaaaattcaactaaatCCATCTCTTTTCATGTTAGTGAATACAAAGAGAACAACTATTATGGTCACTTTGaccatgtaaattttatggtcaCTTTGATTGTCCTACATAGAGCAAATATTCCTAATGCATTGATGATCACTTTGCTATTTTCATCCAAGTAATTATgtcaaaacatgtaaatcagttattttagatatattatcttatgaaactgtataaaatgtattataattaACTAATGTGAAAAGTAcaactataaaaatttaatttattgtatcGTACAACTGGTAATAAGGTAAAAGTAGTAATGTACAACTATATTTATGCTTGTACAACTATTAGTTTGAAGTACAATTACATGAAAATTTGgtaaagttttattattttcaaaacatgtgTTAAATGagtttcattttaaaataatttttttcaagacATGTTGTAAATAAGTTTAATGAGATTCATTTTCATCCACATCAAATtcattaatttcaatttaaaactcatttttaagatttatttttaatccattttttacataatttattttaatccattttttacacaatttatttttaatccatttttacacaatttatatttaatcaattttttacacgttttaaataaatttcaataatCTATTTCATAAAACGGTCTCAGTTGTACCCAAAATATTCCAGTTGTACCTAAAAATCTCAGTACCAAAAACATCCAAATACAATCCAACCAAATCCATTACCTAACAAGTACCAACCAAATCCATTACAAAACAAGCACACACAACTATGATTCACTTTGCAggttcatctttcttctttccccTCTTTCCCTTTGTATACGGACTCTTCAAGTATTTTGAAGGTTGGCAtattctcttcatcttcttaataCAAGCCTGCAACGTCCAGTCATCGCTTATAGCATCAGCCTCTTCTCTAgtttctgcttcatcttcttcactagCCTCTTCTCCAGATtctgcatcttcttcatcaacttcttctgcttcatcttcttcaccagcCTCTTCTCCAGATtctgcatcttcttcatcaacctcTTCTGCTAAAGCTTCACCAGCTTCTTCACCAACCTCTTCTCCAGATtctgcatcttcttcatcaacctcTTATGCTGAAGCTTCACTAGCTTCTTCACCAGCCTATTCTCCTCATCATTATCCtacaaatccaaaaacaattGTGAATACTAGTTGTACAAGCAAACTTATTTGTACCAAAACACAAAGGTCTCTATTCCGCtactatataaaaattcatcaaccaaaatttcattttatttacctGTGGTAGCCAAGGAGAATTCAATTGTTCTTCGTTTGATGATGGTCGAGGAGGAGAATTTGCAACtggcggaggaggagagatTTCAGATGGTGAATGAAGAGGAGTTACTTCATCCATTGCTACCGGCTGAGGGGATGTGATTGTCGCTGGAGTAGGAGAAGCGGTTGAGGCTGGTGGAGGAGGAGCGGTTGAGGCTGGTGAAGGAGGAGCGGTTGAGGCTGGGGAAGGAGGAGCTTCTGTCAGAGGAttcatttttctccttttctttgaaTTGATATCGTTTTCTCGTTTTTGGAGGCATTGTTATAGCTGGGATTAACAAAAGAATCacaaatattttagagatttgaccctaatttttaatttaaatccaaatttacaaaccctaatttcagaTGAGATTTAGAGAATTACCTttgaaaatgagaagaaaatgaagaaatataTCAGATTTGATGTgagaagagagatgagatgTTTGAGCagagaagaaataagaaatcGCTCAGTTTCatcggagaagaaagaagaaaatttcagGTTtgaatcgagaaaaaaaaataaaaggatgaGATCCAGTTGTGGTAGATAACCCTAATAAAAGTTGGTTGGGTTGGTAATTAACAgagtttcttaaaattttatggtctttcaccaattttttgtttaaagaaaaatagaaaataaattaggGGGAGATACGAGAAAATAAATTATGGGATAGGGATACAACAGATTTAAATCCGCTGGACTACTGATATATTGgttaatgtatatattatgataAGAGTAGCATCATGTggagaatcatatatataaaagtaaggtttcactctctccttattggtccacttggcaatgcaattttaacaaaaaaatatttatattaaaacataaatttaaaaacaattaattttcagatttaactcacataatataaaactaaatcatataaattccccctataaattatgcattaactttatttctccactaagttgtattaatcaattgtattaaaacaaaacaataaattagaattgtaactctcatttttctaaatgtaatttttcatcatttctgttcctataaatactcattatcttattctcttagtctatcattCTTTCattatctcatcttcttccactactctcaaatctcttttttttgttttgttttgttttgtattatttttgttattattgttgtatgagttataaaaaatcaaatcaaatatcattgtaaaagcttagttttaaagtttgtatgatatgtatatcttatatatattttttaatcttttaaaaggtttatctccattttctatttaatattaacatcttataagtcattattttcatacattcttacaatattcaccacacaataagatcatgaagttgaaatgatctatatctaattatctattatgtctctggttatctcacatattcatgtatcatttttaataatttataaagatcaatataattatccatttatccatttataaagactattttgttttgtgatccaattgataaatctgcaaagatcaatataatatatatatatatatatatatatatttatgatttgaggtttttgaaaacaaaaagaacaaaataaaacaattggtttttgtgtctttaatcaaaataaaaaatgatccaaaaaagaaatcatattcaactgaaacttaaatataaaaataaattataattttaaaaataccatttaactaaattctctaaagatgaaaccattagtatgaaatctagcactataaattaaattgatgagtgaaaaacaaaaaaaaaccaaaaaaatataagttatccttggggttttaaaaattattgagattgaagaattcatataattttataagaaaactaatttagtttgccacttcaaaagtaatatttttttattttgaaatattatgtgtaagtgttgagtttgtatcaacaaacaaccaaatcatgtaaattttgatttagccacttggtattcattttattttaggttataaaaaaataaattatttatttataattaaagacatgtaactccatttaactcaaatgtaactcctatccaagaattgtacattaattcattcctcctactaactcatttatctttcaagagaaaatatttttggttaaattttaatattttttaattattttggagATACAATATTAACttagaaagtattataaatatacatattttacattgttctattttttaaagattcatttccattatctaatttggattaccatcttatagtaatcattctctcctcctctcccaccaatatcaaatgttgttatatcttatatgtggtgtaacttgtaagagtttgattctatattttaatatagaaagtattatatatatttaacattgttttcaatttttattttatttatataaaaataaaatatttcttttatatttcttgcctttctaatctattcatatttattttttaaatttgcatagttaaatttaaatttacatatgttggttttaacaaaaaaatcaactttatttgagaattagatgtttctattcatttttaaacgatcattgtgtaacataatatatatataagcattttgtcttgcaatcacaagttctaTTTTCATTGCTTAACTctatggttaaactataatatatgttgtcctatttgtagaaacaaaaacatacttatttaatatatttaaaagatcagaggattaatcgaaataaacatttttccaaattttataattcaatcagcgTGAGTGTACTTATAACTtggaaaaacttttacattgaagttcataaaatcatataagaaaactaaaatactatgtcacttcaaatttggaaggacacacttggtattccttttaaaaaaagtcaagacacatataaaagtttattaatatttaactcactttaaaggcataaaaggtcatttaactcaaaaataacttctattcaataattccatacattcctccgacaaataatatatatatatatatatgttcaagattatatttaaatattacagaattttttaattagctaaacttatagtcacatatatacaatatatatacataagaatttatattacttattaacaccataattccacccattatttgcttaactcaaaattggtttcaaagcaaactaaagaaaaacagaaacgatcttattgatattagaccaaaatatgggcatacaaacataatcacttacacggaagataattattttttaaaaataacttattattgcaacatcaacgtacgAAGGGTTTATATAAGcatttaattagaaaaactaaaatacaataaatgtattgagaacaatatcagtcaatgataagattggatcctcaaaagcaagaaacaacattctcataattcataaaaaataaatgtcacaattgtacacatctaaacgaaatggtataaacatatagtgtataaatacaaGTGACTGCAATCCCGCATatacctaattaaaacaaaataatataaaagagaaaataaaaaagatcaaaaacacaagaaagTGTCAACTACACAACAACCTATGCGTTgtgtggggaagcacctagtataGAATATAGGAAGAATCCTTTTTGTTCTAATAAAGACAATGAAAACGTGGAAAATGTTATGTGggacttatttttgttttctttctaattgaCAGAGAAACTTCATTATATATTGTAAACTTTATTTCAAGATAATGACTAGAGAGCTTAACTATAAGTAAACTACGTCCAAATATCAGCGTATGCGATATATCACCTACCTGGAGGTGCAATACCACGTGATTTTATGTCTAGATATTCGATCATATCAGTCccttagttattttatatattacaacCATATCTAATATCCGAATGTTGATATATCAAGAatactaatataaattattatgcttcaaatatctttttataaataacttaaCTTACCATTTCTTACATAAttgttactattttaaaaaatatatatatatatatatattcagaatatatatatatatataatttatagatatatacatcTAATATTCtatctataaatttatatatacatatggaGCAATTTCCAGAAGATCTATTTTTGGGTTTCTGTGTTTCTCTAACCCGTTattatacttttataaatatacttttattatCATGTCGGTCATtctctaaatatataaaaaattgagcCATCTACTAATCATGCGGAGTTGGTTTCCCATCCGGTTTTATAAACATTGACAATTTAacgttttttatttgattaccAAAATGTAATTTGAaacattttctagttttttaCTTAGCTTTAGGAAACAAAACTACTGATAAGCTTCATTAAGTCACATTCCGCTAAAtcagatatttctttttctgACATCAAAATGTTTCtaatagaaataaataataattctacCTATAAATATAGATAAGTTTATATTGTACTCCAACTCCATTTAAAACAGTTTACTCACTatctaaatcaaaatcaaagtcTTTCAGCCTTTCTCTTCTACGTACACCATAGTTATAGCTTCCTCACTTCTGACATCTTCGGGTATAATCCCTACCACCGGCTCTACCGTGGTCGTCGGGTCCGTGTTACCCCTTCGGTCTTTTATGCACTCACTCCGCCTGGCCCGACCATACAAGAAGCCGGCCTTGTTAATCTCATGTTGCTCCTCTGAGTCCAGAAAGACTGCAACTAATGCTACTGACCTCAAACCCGTTATGGAACGGTGGCCAGAGTACATACCGAACAAGCTCCCCGACAAGAACTGTGTGCGTGTATTTGACACAACGCTACGTGACGGTGAACAAGCTCCCGGTGGATCCCTTACTCCTCCTCAGAAGCTAGAGATTGCCAGGCAGCTCGCTAAACTCCGAGTAGACATTATGGAAGTCGGTTTTCCGGGGTCGTCTGAAGAAGAGCTAGAAACCGTTAGAACCATCGCCAAGACCGTGGGAAATGAGgttctttctttatttcctttACTTAAAAATACGGATTTTATGTTCTGTGGTTAATGAGGGCCGGTTCTAAGGGTGTGCAAGGTGCGAAAATGCACAAGATCCTCGATTAAACAAAATTCTGTCTTTAGAAACTTTTTAGAGACGGATAATGATTATGAGGGAGACACTAGGTTGTTGTTGGAAAAGAAAGAATACACTGCATTAGTTGCATTCTTTTTTGTCTTTGCTATTATGCAGTTAATTTCGCCCTTTTTCTaccatttgtttttcttgttatagttttttttagctAACCAAGTTTTTAGAAAGCACAATGGCGCATTATTTAATTTGAGCGTGCCATGTAGTTGACCTTATTT contains:
- the LOC104738120 gene encoding proline-, glutamic acid- and leucine-rich protein 1-like encodes the protein MNPLTEAPPSPASTAPPSPASTAPPPPASTASPTPATITSPQPVAMDEVTPLHSPSEISPPPPVANSPPRPSSNEEQLNSPWLPQVDEEDAESGEEVGEEAGEALAEEVDEEDAESGEEAGEEDEAEEVDEEDAESGEEASEEDEAETREEADAISDDWTLQACIKKMKRICQPSKYLKSPYTKGKRGKKKDEPAK